The Faecalibacterium prausnitzii genome includes a window with the following:
- a CDS encoding substrate-binding domain-containing protein: MKMISRRDFMKASAVVGAAGVLTACGGSSSSTAASSVAASTAASSAAASTTGSANIGVCIYQFADNFMTLYRTDLEEYLKDMGYAVTIVDGKNDQNTQTEQINTFLQQGVDVLVINPVQTTSAQTIVDTISPSGTPIVFINREPEKAVLDSYAGKCCYVGADARQSGTYQGELILETSTQGDINGDGKITYIMCKGDPENIDAQYRTEYSIKALTDAGKEVECLYEYLDNWDQTTAQQDVANALAQYGEKIEVVFCNNDAMALGALQSIEQAGRKVGEDIYLVGVDALKEAVQNVVDGKMTGTVLNDDVGQATAAADATKLFVEGKDVEEYYWVDYVKVTTENASQYL; the protein is encoded by the coding sequence ATGAAAATGATTTCGCGTCGTGACTTCATGAAGGCTTCCGCTGTTGTGGGTGCCGCTGGCGTTCTGACCGCCTGCGGCGGCTCCTCCAGCTCCACTGCTGCATCCTCTGTTGCAGCTTCCACCGCTGCATCTTCTGCAGCCGCTTCCACCACCGGCAGCGCAAACATCGGCGTCTGCATCTATCAGTTCGCTGATAACTTCATGACCCTGTACCGCACCGATCTGGAAGAGTACCTGAAGGATATGGGCTACGCCGTCACCATCGTCGATGGCAAGAACGACCAGAACACCCAGACCGAGCAGATCAACACCTTCCTGCAGCAGGGCGTGGACGTCCTGGTCATCAACCCCGTCCAGACCACTTCTGCACAGACCATCGTGGACACCATCTCTCCCTCCGGCACCCCCATCGTCTTCATCAACCGTGAGCCGGAGAAGGCAGTTCTGGACTCCTACGCTGGCAAGTGCTGCTACGTTGGTGCAGACGCACGTCAGTCCGGTACTTATCAGGGCGAGCTGATCCTGGAGACCTCTACCCAGGGCGATATCAACGGCGACGGCAAGATCACCTACATCATGTGCAAGGGCGACCCCGAAAACATTGATGCACAGTATCGTACCGAGTACTCCATCAAGGCTCTGACCGACGCCGGCAAGGAAGTCGAGTGCCTGTATGAGTACCTGGACAACTGGGACCAGACCACCGCACAGCAGGACGTTGCAAACGCTCTGGCACAGTACGGCGAGAAGATCGAAGTCGTCTTCTGCAACAACGACGCAATGGCTCTGGGCGCTCTGCAGTCCATCGAGCAGGCTGGCCGCAAGGTCGGCGAGGACATCTATCTGGTCGGTGTTGACGCACTGAAGGAAGCTGTCCAGAACGTTGTTGACGGCAAGATGACCGGTACCGTCCTGAACGATGACGTTGGCCAGGCTACCGCCGCTGCCGACGCCACCAAGCTGTTCGTTGAGGGCAAGGATGTCGAAGAGTACTACTGGGTCGACTATGTGAAGGTCACCACCGAGAACGCTTCTCAGTATCTCTGA
- a CDS encoding sugar ABC transporter ATP-binding protein, which produces MSEYRLVMKGVVKTFPGVKALDHAQLELRPGKVMALMGENGAGKSTLMKCMFGIYKMDEGEIEYEGQKVTIPNPLEALNRGIAMVHQELQPIPARTVAENIWLGRFPTKKAGIITIVDHAKMYADTDALLKKLKLDINSHAKLGSLSIAQMQMVEIAKAVSANCKVLILDEPTSSLTANEVESLFRIMRELKEQGVALVYISHKMDEIKVIADEVTIMRDGHYIGKWDVANMTKEQIIAKMVGRELSNLFPPLENHPSDEVMMKVEDFTSIHPRSFRHCSFELKKGEILGVAGLVGAQRTELMEGIFGLRAHTAGKVWIKGEAVEIKQPRDAIRKSVALLTEDRRATGIMGVLSVADNISIASLDALRKGPIMLDDKKILNLVATNKEKMAIKVPSPKTAIKSLSGGNQQKVLIARWLANNPDVLILDEPTRGIDVGAKYEIYCIIADLAKQGKSIIMISSEMSEIIGMSNRVMVMCDGRITGFIDGKDATQENIMALATQFETAPTTAAANQ; this is translated from the coding sequence ATGTCAGAATACCGTCTGGTAATGAAAGGCGTGGTCAAGACCTTCCCCGGCGTCAAAGCGCTGGACCACGCGCAGTTGGAGCTCCGCCCCGGCAAAGTCATGGCCCTGATGGGCGAAAACGGCGCTGGCAAGTCCACTTTGATGAAGTGCATGTTCGGCATTTACAAGATGGACGAAGGCGAGATCGAATACGAAGGACAAAAAGTCACCATCCCCAACCCTCTGGAAGCACTGAACCGCGGCATCGCGATGGTGCACCAGGAGCTGCAGCCCATCCCGGCCCGTACCGTGGCTGAGAACATCTGGCTGGGCCGCTTCCCCACCAAGAAGGCAGGTATCATCACCATAGTGGACCATGCCAAAATGTACGCCGATACCGATGCCCTGCTGAAGAAGCTGAAGCTGGACATCAACTCCCACGCAAAGCTGGGCAGCCTGAGCATCGCACAGATGCAGATGGTGGAGATCGCAAAGGCCGTCTCCGCAAACTGCAAGGTGCTGATTTTGGACGAGCCCACCTCCTCGCTGACTGCGAACGAGGTCGAGTCGCTGTTCCGCATCATGCGCGAGCTGAAGGAGCAGGGCGTTGCGCTGGTCTATATCAGCCATAAGATGGACGAGATCAAGGTCATCGCCGACGAAGTCACCATCATGCGCGATGGCCACTACATCGGCAAGTGGGACGTTGCCAACATGACCAAGGAGCAGATCATCGCCAAGATGGTCGGCCGTGAGCTGTCCAATCTGTTCCCGCCGCTGGAGAACCACCCCTCCGACGAGGTCATGATGAAGGTGGAGGACTTCACCTCCATCCATCCGCGTTCCTTCCGCCATTGCAGCTTCGAGCTGAAGAAGGGCGAGATCCTGGGCGTGGCCGGCCTGGTTGGTGCCCAGCGTACCGAGCTGATGGAGGGCATCTTCGGCCTGCGCGCCCACACCGCCGGTAAAGTGTGGATCAAGGGCGAAGCAGTCGAGATCAAACAGCCCCGCGACGCCATTCGCAAGAGCGTGGCGCTGCTGACGGAGGACCGCCGCGCCACCGGCATCATGGGTGTGCTGAGCGTTGCCGACAACATCTCCATTGCATCGCTGGACGCTCTGCGCAAGGGCCCCATCATGCTGGACGATAAGAAGATCCTCAATCTGGTCGCCACCAACAAGGAAAAGATGGCCATCAAGGTGCCCAGCCCCAAGACCGCCATCAAGAGCCTTTCCGGCGGCAACCAGCAGAAGGTGCTGATCGCCCGCTGGCTGGCCAATAACCCCGATGTGCTGATCCTCGACGAGCCCACCCGCGGCATCGACGTCGGTGCAAAGTACGAAATTTACTGCATCATTGCCGACCTGGCCAAGCAGGGCAAGAGCATCATCATGATCTCCTCCGAAATGAGCGAGATCATCGGTATGTCCAACCGTGTCATGGTCATGTGCGATGGCCGCATCACCGGCTTCATCGACGGCAAGGACGCCACCCAGGAGAACATCATGGCGCTGGCGACCCAGTTTGAGACCGCACCGACGACGGCAGCGGCCAATCAGTAA
- a CDS encoding ABC transporter permease subunit: MEATKKLNGKSVKKWLSENAIIVLMLAVSLIVGIIHPNFFAVANLINLFKNVSIRYIIALGISGCLITTGNDLSAGRLAGFAACLACIFAQTEGAAGKFYPNLPTLPTPVVFILVIAICAIVGLCNGLVVSYLKAQPFIATLGMQQVVYGICLVYTGGTPIGSLNKDFTSLASNTIIGIPVLIWFALIVAACFWFLYNKTRHGKYMYAIGGNEAAAEVAGVNVNATKIRIYILASCMFGLAGCLLAAKSGGASVNTAQGYELDAIAASTIGGVSTTGGVGTVPGILVGVLVFELMKVALQFMNVNSSYTYIVQGLVIIVAVAIDIRKYLAKK; the protein is encoded by the coding sequence GTGGAAGCTACCAAGAAATTGAACGGCAAGTCCGTGAAAAAATGGCTGAGTGAAAATGCCATCATCGTCCTGATGCTTGCGGTCTCTCTGATCGTCGGCATCATCCACCCCAACTTCTTCGCAGTCGCAAACCTGATCAACCTGTTCAAGAACGTGTCCATCCGCTACATCATCGCGCTGGGCATCTCCGGCTGTCTGATCACCACCGGCAACGACCTGTCTGCCGGTCGTCTGGCTGGTTTTGCGGCCTGCCTGGCCTGCATCTTTGCGCAGACGGAAGGCGCAGCCGGTAAGTTCTACCCCAACCTGCCCACTCTGCCCACCCCGGTGGTCTTCATCCTGGTCATCGCCATCTGCGCCATCGTGGGTCTGTGCAACGGTCTGGTCGTCAGCTACCTGAAGGCCCAGCCCTTCATCGCTACCCTGGGTATGCAGCAGGTCGTCTACGGCATCTGCCTGGTCTACACCGGCGGTACCCCCATCGGCTCCCTGAACAAGGACTTCACCTCTCTGGCCTCCAACACCATCATCGGCATCCCGGTCCTGATCTGGTTCGCCCTGATCGTGGCTGCCTGCTTCTGGTTCCTGTACAACAAGACCCGCCACGGCAAGTACATGTACGCCATCGGCGGCAACGAGGCTGCGGCTGAGGTCGCCGGCGTCAACGTCAACGCCACCAAGATCCGCATCTATATCCTGGCTTCCTGCATGTTCGGTCTGGCAGGCTGCCTGCTGGCTGCAAAGTCCGGCGGCGCATCCGTCAACACCGCACAGGGCTATGAGCTGGACGCCATCGCAGCTTCCACCATCGGCGGCGTTTCCACCACCGGCGGTGTCGGCACCGTCCCCGGCATCCTGGTCGGCGTTCTGGTCTTTGAGCTGATGAAGGTCGCTCTGCAGTTCATGAACGTCAACTCCTCCTACACCTACATCGTGCAGGGCCTTGTCATCATCGTGGCTGTCGCCATTGATATCCGCAAGTACCTCGCCAAGAAGTAA
- a CDS encoding DUF4430 domain-containing protein, protein MKIMNRILSVVAAAALAAGLLAGCGASSAAGSTASSAASSVAASSSEAASSEAASAEASEAKVKAQFTVTGADGESQTFDLEVTDGEKLSDALAEAGIISADEAAAGFVTTVNGETADWDKDSAWWCLTDASGEMTTVGVADIELHDGDSYAFIYTK, encoded by the coding sequence ATGAAGATCATGAATCGTATCCTCTCTGTTGTCGCTGCTGCTGCACTGGCCGCCGGTCTGCTGGCAGGCTGCGGCGCTTCCTCTGCCGCAGGCAGCACGGCTTCTTCCGCTGCATCCAGCGTGGCGGCATCTTCTTCGGAGGCCGCTTCCTCGGAGGCTGCATCGGCAGAGGCTTCGGAAGCCAAGGTCAAGGCCCAGTTCACGGTGACCGGGGCCGACGGCGAGAGCCAGACCTTCGACCTGGAAGTGACCGACGGCGAGAAGCTGAGCGATGCGCTGGCCGAGGCCGGCATCATCAGCGCGGACGAGGCCGCTGCAGGCTTTGTCACCACCGTCAACGGCGAGACCGCCGACTGGGACAAGGACAGCGCCTGGTGGTGCCTGACCGATGCTTCCGGTGAGATGACCACCGTGGGCGTGGCGGACATCGAGCTGCACGACGGCGACAGCTATGCCTTTATCTACACGAAGTAA
- the eno gene encoding phosphopyruvate hydratase: MNYLEIESVVGREILDSRGNPSVEAEITLADGTVARGCAPSGASTGEFEALELRDGDKSRYLGKGVTKAVENINTVIADAVVGLDASDIYAVDAAMRKADGTKDKSNLGANAILAVSIAACRAAAASLEMPLYRFLGGVNGNRLPVPMMNILNGGAHATNTVDTQEFMIMPVGAPSFKEALRWCAEVFHALASILKAKGLATSVGDEGGFAPNLSSDEETIETILAAIEKAGYQPGKDFMLAMDAASSEWKSPKGKGFYKLPKAGTEYTSSELIAHWKSLVEKYPIISIEDGLDEEDWEGWQEMTRELGGKVQLVGDDLFVTNTERLAKGIQLGAGNAILIKLNQIGSVSETLEAIKMAHKAGYTAISSHRSGETEDTTIADLAVALNTCQIKTGAPSRTERVAKYNQLLRIEEHLGASAVYPGMEAFNVKR, encoded by the coding sequence ATGAATTATCTGGAAATCGAATCCGTTGTCGGCCGCGAGATCTTAGACTCCCGCGGGAACCCCTCCGTCGAAGCTGAGATCACGCTCGCCGACGGCACTGTCGCCCGCGGCTGTGCCCCCTCCGGCGCATCCACCGGCGAGTTCGAAGCTCTGGAGCTGCGCGACGGCGACAAGAGCCGTTATCTGGGCAAGGGCGTGACCAAAGCCGTTGAGAACATCAACACCGTCATCGCCGACGCCGTCGTGGGGCTGGATGCCTCCGACATCTATGCAGTCGATGCCGCCATGCGCAAAGCCGACGGCACCAAGGACAAGTCCAATCTGGGCGCAAACGCCATTCTGGCCGTGTCCATCGCCGCCTGCCGCGCAGCCGCCGCTTCGCTGGAGATGCCGCTGTACCGTTTTCTGGGCGGCGTGAACGGTAACCGCCTGCCCGTCCCGATGATGAACATCCTGAACGGCGGCGCACACGCCACCAACACCGTGGACACCCAGGAGTTCATGATCATGCCCGTAGGTGCCCCCTCCTTCAAAGAGGCGCTGCGCTGGTGCGCCGAGGTCTTCCACGCTCTGGCCTCCATCCTGAAGGCCAAAGGTCTGGCCACCTCCGTCGGCGACGAGGGCGGGTTTGCGCCCAACCTGTCCAGTGACGAGGAGACCATCGAGACCATTCTGGCCGCCATCGAGAAAGCCGGTTATCAGCCCGGCAAGGACTTCATGCTGGCCATGGATGCCGCTTCCTCCGAGTGGAAGAGCCCCAAGGGCAAGGGCTTCTACAAGCTGCCCAAGGCGGGCACCGAGTACACCTCCAGCGAGCTGATCGCCCACTGGAAGAGTCTGGTGGAGAAGTACCCCATCATTTCCATCGAGGACGGTCTGGACGAAGAGGACTGGGAGGGCTGGCAGGAGATGACCCGCGAGCTGGGCGGCAAGGTCCAGCTGGTGGGCGACGATCTGTTCGTCACCAACACCGAACGCCTGGCCAAGGGCATCCAGCTGGGTGCCGGAAACGCCATCCTGATCAAGCTGAACCAGATCGGTTCGGTCTCCGAGACGCTGGAGGCCATCAAGATGGCCCACAAGGCCGGTTACACCGCCATCAGCTCGCACCGCTCCGGCGAGACCGAGGACACCACCATCGCCGACCTGGCCGTGGCCCTGAACACCTGCCAGATCAAGACCGGTGCGCCCAGCCGCACCGAGCGCGTGGCCAAGTACAACCAGCTGCTCCGCATCGAGGAGCACCTGGGTGCCAGCGCCGTCTATCCCGGCATGGAAGCGTTCAACGTGAAGCGCTAA
- a CDS encoding ABC transporter substrate-binding protein, translating to MKKMITRRNFLAAAGVVAAAGVLTACGGSSSSTAASGSAASGETIKVGVMGPLSGNVSVYGQAVVNGAALYLKQVNADGGINGKQIEILTEDEQGDATQAVNCFTKMVDEGITALVGDVTTTPTLAVAAESADYNMPMVTASATAEAVTYDAETDTVNANVFRATFTDPFQGIKMADYAYQKLGYTKAAVIFKKGADYNEGLAENFIDEFESLGGTIVDQESYSDGDVDFKTQLTSILGKAPETVFCPNYYEEVGQILSQAESIGLTVPFLGGDGWDGLEGYATADQLKDSYFCANYAKGASPEFEEAYKAEYGEDYPNGFAPLGYDAAKTVVYGLQAAEDAGLEAGSDEYKQAVIDAIASGTIDGITGTFTFDEHHDPVKETAILTYVDGKPELKEMF from the coding sequence ATGAAAAAGATGATCACGCGTCGTAACTTTCTGGCTGCTGCCGGTGTCGTGGCTGCTGCCGGTGTCCTGACCGCCTGCGGCGGTTCTTCTTCCAGCACGGCTGCTTCCGGTTCCGCTGCTTCCGGTGAGACCATCAAGGTGGGCGTCATGGGCCCCCTGAGCGGCAACGTTTCCGTTTACGGCCAGGCCGTTGTCAACGGTGCGGCCCTGTACCTGAAGCAGGTCAACGCCGATGGAGGCATCAACGGTAAGCAGATCGAGATCCTGACCGAGGATGAGCAGGGCGACGCCACCCAGGCCGTCAACTGCTTCACCAAAATGGTGGACGAGGGCATCACGGCACTGGTCGGCGATGTCACCACCACCCCCACGCTGGCCGTGGCTGCTGAGAGCGCCGACTACAACATGCCCATGGTCACTGCTTCTGCGACCGCAGAGGCCGTTACCTACGATGCCGAGACCGACACCGTGAACGCCAACGTTTTCCGTGCCACCTTCACCGACCCGTTCCAGGGCATCAAGATGGCAGATTACGCTTACCAGAAGCTGGGCTACACCAAGGCTGCTGTCATCTTTAAGAAGGGCGCCGACTACAACGAGGGCCTGGCTGAGAACTTCATCGACGAGTTCGAGAGCCTGGGCGGCACCATTGTCGATCAGGAGAGCTACTCCGACGGCGACGTGGACTTCAAGACCCAGCTGACCAGCATCCTGGGCAAGGCACCGGAGACGGTCTTCTGCCCCAACTACTATGAGGAAGTGGGCCAGATCCTGTCGCAGGCTGAGAGCATCGGCCTGACCGTTCCGTTCCTGGGCGGCGACGGCTGGGACGGCCTGGAGGGCTATGCGACCGCTGACCAGCTGAAGGACAGCTACTTCTGCGCCAACTATGCAAAGGGCGCTTCTCCGGAGTTCGAGGAGGCCTACAAGGCAGAGTACGGCGAGGATTACCCCAACGGCTTCGCACCTCTGGGCTACGACGCTGCCAAGACCGTGGTCTACGGCCTGCAGGCTGCGGAGGACGCCGGTCTGGAAGCAGGCAGCGACGAGTACAAGCAGGCTGTCATTGACGCCATCGCTTCCGGCACCATCGACGGCATCACCGGCACCTTCACCTTCGACGAGCACCACGACCCCGTCAAGGAGACTGCGATCCTGACCTATGTGGATGGCAAGCCCGAACTGAAGGAAATGTTCTGA
- a CDS encoding branched-chain amino acid ABC transporter permease: MTVFFSQLINGLSLGSIYALIALGYSMVYGIILLLNFAHGDVIMVGAYMSWFVMNQLGLGPVTAVCATVITCTLLGVVIEKVAYTPLRSAPRISLLITAIGVSFFLEYTAELLMGSGAKVIPSYFEARTFYFGKVPVGLTSVITLVVTVLSMLVLTFLVQKTKLGKAMRAVSEDMDAARLMGINVNSTISFTFAVGSALAGIGAVLYCCSYPQATPTMGSMLGLKAFVAAVLGGIGSIPGAMIGGIAIGLCECFVSAIGLSAWKDAVTFAILIIVLLFKPTGFLGRKVQEKV; the protein is encoded by the coding sequence ATGACAGTGTTTTTTAGTCAGCTGATCAACGGTCTTTCCCTGGGCAGCATCTATGCACTGATCGCACTGGGCTACAGCATGGTGTACGGCATCATCCTGCTGCTGAACTTTGCCCACGGCGATGTCATTATGGTGGGCGCGTACATGTCCTGGTTCGTGATGAACCAGCTGGGCCTTGGCCCGGTGACGGCTGTCTGCGCCACCGTCATTACCTGCACCCTGCTGGGCGTGGTGATCGAAAAGGTCGCCTATACCCCGCTGCGCAGTGCGCCCCGCATCTCGCTGCTGATCACGGCCATCGGCGTGTCCTTCTTCCTGGAGTATACGGCGGAGCTGCTGATGGGCTCCGGTGCAAAGGTCATCCCGTCCTACTTTGAAGCCAGGACCTTCTACTTCGGCAAAGTGCCGGTGGGCCTGACCTCCGTGATCACGCTGGTGGTCACTGTGCTGTCCATGCTCGTGCTGACCTTCCTGGTCCAGAAGACCAAACTCGGCAAGGCCATGCGCGCCGTCTCCGAGGATATGGATGCGGCCCGCCTGATGGGCATCAACGTCAACAGCACCATCTCCTTCACCTTTGCGGTGGGTTCTGCGCTGGCCGGTATCGGTGCAGTGCTGTACTGCTGCTCCTATCCGCAGGCAACGCCCACCATGGGTTCCATGCTGGGCCTGAAAGCCTTCGTTGCCGCAGTTCTGGGCGGCATCGGTTCCATTCCGGGCGCGATGATCGGCGGCATCGCCATCGGCCTGTGCGAGTGCTTCGTTTCCGCCATCGGTCTTTCCGCCTGGAAGGACGCCGTTACGTTTGCGATCCTGATCATCGTGCTGCTGTTCAAGCCCACCGGCTTCCTTGGCCGCAAGGTGCAGGAAAAGGTGTAA
- a CDS encoding branched-chain amino acid ABC transporter permease: MNTKRKTLKMPVRYLMNTVLVALLFLGLSYLTGNLLSTYQNKVLMTVGINIILAVSLNVATGYLGQLPLGHAGFMAVGAYTCALFTKYSPLPSGISFAIGLVLACIMAGLFGVLIGIPALRLTGDYLAILTLGFGEIIRITLNNIDDVLGYSLFYGSKGLKNIPKYSHFSNVFLCVVITCFLIHTMMKSRHGRAVLAIRDNEIAAESCGIQTTYYKVMAFAFSAAFAGLAGGLYACYIGVLNPSTFGFMKSIEILVMVVLGGMGSMLGSILSATVLTILPEATRSFDSYRMVIYSLVLILMMIFRPGGLLGSYDFSMSRIVEKVLNGELFRKKNKEGADHE, from the coding sequence ATGAATACCAAACGCAAAACGCTCAAAATGCCCGTGCGCTACCTGATGAATACGGTGCTGGTGGCGCTGCTGTTCCTGGGGCTTTCCTACCTGACCGGGAATCTGCTTTCCACCTATCAGAACAAGGTGCTGATGACCGTGGGCATCAACATCATCCTGGCCGTGTCTTTGAACGTGGCCACCGGTTACCTGGGCCAGCTGCCGCTGGGCCATGCCGGTTTCATGGCCGTGGGTGCTTACACCTGCGCGCTGTTCACCAAGTACAGCCCCCTGCCCAGCGGCATCTCCTTTGCCATTGGTCTGGTGCTGGCCTGCATCATGGCGGGCCTGTTCGGTGTGCTGATCGGCATCCCCGCTCTGCGCCTGACCGGTGACTATCTGGCCATCCTGACGCTTGGCTTTGGCGAGATCATCCGCATCACGCTGAACAACATCGACGATGTGCTGGGTTACAGCCTGTTCTACGGCTCCAAGGGCCTGAAGAACATCCCCAAGTATTCCCATTTCAGCAATGTGTTCCTGTGCGTGGTCATCACCTGCTTCCTGATCCACACCATGATGAAGAGCCGCCACGGCCGCGCCGTCCTCGCCATCCGCGACAACGAGATCGCGGCCGAGAGCTGCGGCATCCAGACCACCTACTATAAGGTCATGGCCTTTGCTTTCTCTGCGGCCTTCGCCGGTCTGGCTGGTGGTCTGTACGCCTGCTACATCGGCGTTCTGAACCCCTCGACCTTCGGCTTCATGAAGTCCATCGAGATTCTGGTCATGGTCGTTCTGGGCGGCATGGGCTCCATGCTGGGTTCCATCCTCTCGGCAACGGTGCTGACCATCCTGCCCGAAGCGACCCGCAGCTTTGACAGCTACCGCATGGTCATCTACTCGCTGGTGCTGATCCTGATGATGATCTTCCGCCCCGGCGGACTGCTGGGCAGCTACGACTTCTCCATGAGCCGCATCGTGGAGAAGGTCCTGAATGGGGAACTGTTCCGCAAGAAGAACAAGGAGGGTGCAGACCATGAGTGA
- a CDS encoding ABC transporter ATP-binding protein, with protein sequence MSEFQTRLNSVPSGGFLTDRDKDKKPILDVRELGIDFGGLTAVDGFNLMIGRNEITGLIGPNGAGKTTVFNLLTNVYQPTRGSILIDGMPTAGKKTYQVNRMGVARTFQNIRLFKELSVIDNIKVGLHESMKYNLASSLIRLPNYWKEEKKCTERALELLDIFHMADLANTPAGSLPYGAQRRLEIMRALATSPKLLLLDEPAAGMNPSETAELTETIRRIRDEFDIAVLLIEHDMSLVMGICEGIAVLNFGRIIAKGTPDEIRSNPQVVEAYLGKKEG encoded by the coding sequence ATGAGTGAGTTCCAGACGAGACTGAACAGCGTCCCCTCCGGCGGTTTCCTGACCGACCGCGACAAGGACAAAAAGCCCATCCTCGACGTGCGCGAGCTGGGCATCGACTTCGGCGGTCTGACCGCAGTGGACGGCTTCAACCTGATGATCGGCCGCAACGAGATCACCGGCCTCATCGGCCCCAACGGTGCCGGTAAGACCACTGTTTTCAACCTGCTGACCAACGTGTACCAGCCCACCCGCGGCTCCATCCTGATCGACGGGATGCCCACGGCAGGCAAGAAGACCTATCAGGTCAACCGGATGGGCGTAGCCCGCACCTTCCAGAACATCCGCCTGTTCAAGGAGCTGTCGGTCATCGACAACATCAAGGTCGGTCTGCATGAGTCCATGAAGTACAACCTGGCCTCCTCCCTGATCCGTCTGCCCAACTACTGGAAGGAAGAAAAGAAGTGCACCGAGCGGGCACTGGAGCTGCTGGATATCTTCCACATGGCCGACCTGGCCAACACCCCGGCGGGCAGCCTGCCCTATGGTGCACAGCGCCGGTTGGAGATCATGCGCGCCCTGGCTACCAGCCCGAAGCTGCTGCTTCTGGACGAGCCTGCTGCCGGTATGAACCCCTCCGAGACCGCTGAACTGACCGAGACCATCCGCCGCATCCGCGACGAATTCGACATTGCCGTGCTGCTGATCGAGCACGACATGAGCCTGGTCATGGGGATCTGCGAGGGCATCGCGGTGCTGAACTTTGGCCGCATCATCGCCAAGGGCACCCCGGATGAGATCCGCAGCAACCCGCAGGTCGTTGAGGCCTATCTGGGCAAGAAGGAGGGCTGA
- a CDS encoding ABC transporter ATP-binding protein, with the protein MADSMLKVENINVYYGNIHAVKDVSFEVHEGEIVTLIGANGAGKSTTLKTISGLLHPKTGDVLYKGKSIKGVRAHKIVEAGLAHVPEGRHVFLHMTVEENLEMGGYTQPASTIGPNKEKVFELFPRLKERRKQLAGTMSGGEQQMLAMGRALMSNASMLMLDEPSMGLSPLLVQEIFDIIRNIHEEGMTILLVEQNAQMALSVADRAYVLETGRVVMDGTGAELLTNERVRSAYLGG; encoded by the coding sequence ATGGCAGATTCTATGCTGAAAGTGGAGAACATCAACGTCTATTACGGCAACATCCACGCCGTCAAGGACGTTTCGTTTGAGGTCCACGAAGGGGAGATCGTGACCCTGATCGGTGCCAACGGTGCCGGTAAGTCCACCACCCTGAAGACCATTTCCGGCCTGCTCCACCCGAAGACGGGCGATGTCCTGTACAAGGGCAAGAGCATCAAGGGCGTCCGTGCCCACAAGATCGTGGAGGCTGGTCTGGCCCATGTGCCGGAGGGACGCCACGTCTTCCTGCACATGACCGTGGAGGAAAATCTGGAAATGGGCGGCTATACCCAGCCGGCCTCCACCATCGGCCCCAACAAGGAAAAGGTCTTTGAACTGTTCCCCCGCCTGAAGGAGCGCCGCAAACAGCTGGCGGGCACCATGTCCGGCGGTGAGCAGCAGATGCTGGCCATGGGCCGTGCGCTGATGAGCAACGCCTCCATGCTGATGCTGGATGAACCGTCCATGGGCCTGTCGCCTCTGCTGGTGCAGGAGATCTTCGACATCATCCGGAACATCCACGAGGAGGGAATGACCATCCTGCTGGTCGAGCAGAACGCGCAGATGGCGCTTTCCGTGGCTGACCGGGCCTATGTTCTGGAGACCGGCCGTGTTGTCATGGATGGCACCGGTGCCGAGCTGCTGACCAATGAGCGTGTCCGCAGCGCCTATCTGGGCGGCTGA